A segment of the Carya illinoinensis cultivar Pawnee chromosome 1, C.illinoinensisPawnee_v1, whole genome shotgun sequence genome:
ttctgttcttttttttttccacgagATTTTCTGTGTTTTGAAGCCCGAATTTGGGGTGTGAGCTCGATTCGTCAAACAAATTCGTGTGGATTAGATATCTTAGATTTTTTTAACATGTTCATTGGCGATTTTCCTCTTTCAACTTctcaaaattcatatatattgtTGAAGTTGTTTTAATGTAATGTTATTTTCCAGAAAACTCTTCATATTATGTCTAAGTTTTCCATGTTTAGTCTTTACTATTATTAGCTTGTGTTGCAAGTTGTATTTCTGTTTTAATGAAGTTTGTAAGTCTCAATGTAAGCATATATAAACATGTTCAATGGAAGATGAATGGCAGAACATCAGAATCAGTCCATGATGAGGGATGGAGATTTCTCAAGAATATTACCCTGtttttcctctgttttccatTGTTCTTAACACCAACATATATTCTTAAGTGGCATCAATATTTTTCCCCTCCATTATCTTCTTTTGCAATTTCTGATCTTAAGTCATCTTTTGCTCGATCTTCCCCACATCTCCTCGTTTGAATTTGTCATTGAACGTCTAGATCAACGATATTTACATTCTCAAAAACACATGTATACTTGCAAttgaaatagaaaagaaaaaaggagaaagGAAACTTTCCAGTAATTCCTATGTTTTGAAGAGATATAAGCTCCAAAATCGTTCTGCTTAAGGTGTATCGATCAAGCTTTACACTTGTTTTGTAAATCTAGTGGCCATTTGAGCTATGTTAACGGTGCTCAGCTTCCTGGAGAATCTGCAGCGCTAatgactttttctctttttctttttccattttctcccTTTCTATGACAATGATATATTGACTCGGGTCGGGGGGGAAAAAAGTATAAGGAACGCCTGTTTCATCGAGTCAGTCACAGCTCGCTTGAACATTCACTGAAACATTATTTCAATCGTGTGTTCAAGCACGCCCACCAAACTGTCATTGTCCAGGGCACCATCGGGATTCGTAGTTGCAGTAATTTAATCCTGAATTTCCCTGTAGCTAGTAAATTTCAGCTTTTCTTTTGGTGGTTGTGGAATATGTAGCTTTTACGCTTCTCTTTTGAACTTATCTAATTACGATTCTTTGCCCAGATCGAATGAAAGGGCATTGTGACAAGCATCGCAAATGGATAACATTAGGCGTTCTTTTAGTGCCTTTCAATTCCCAGTGTTTGTTCAAACTGGTCTATCTCTATATCTTGAACAAAATCAACATACCATTAGCTTCCTTCTTTGTTTATGATGTTGATTTCTTGCTAATATTGGATACTTTTTTTCCTGCATGTCACATGGAGCATAAATGCGCATCCTTTTCATTTAGCAAAAAAATCCACCATTAGGCCATCCACTTTTGTGGAACTTGTATGTTTGTTTATCTCATATTGGACAAAGAACATTGGTCCATGGCTACCACTCATGAACTAATTATAACATTGCCTTGAGTTTTGGTACATGCGTACAGAGAGGGGGATGTCATGTGAAATACGTATGCTTCAGTCGAATTAAGGTCGGCTTAAAAGCGATATGTTGCACGCTCTAAAAGGCTCGtctttgatgacttgcaaactAAAAATCAGCATCATTAGAGAATATTAGCTTTCAGTTTTGACTTTCTTTCTCAAATCATGGCCTACGTGAATAGATGCATCGTGTCTATTAGTAAATAGAAACTTGATCGAAGCCCCTAAGGATGAATATGAAGAAGGATGCGTCAAATACTTCCCTTAAAGAGAAGGTTCACCGTAATCTTAGGATTAATATTAAGGTTTGCATATGCTGCAGTTATTTATTGTCATGATGTTAATGTTGCCTTTTCAATGTTTTGCAGGatgaaatttttgatttttgtgACCTAGAGCTTTTCCCTGATCAGAACTTGCAGAATTCTGAGGGTGCTTCTAGCTCCAATTGTTGTTATGAAGAAAACTCCTATACCACGAATCTTTCCTTACCGCCAGATATAGACACTAAGTTGAACGGCTACCAAGATAATAATGGCAATTCTAACACAACGTACAACCCTGCCCCCACAACCACCAACACCAGCACTGCCACCACAGCCACCACCACCTCAAACATTACTGCCAACAACAGTAGCAACCTGTCTATAATCTTTGGTTCCCAGGAGGAAATTGACAATGATATATCTGCTTCCATAGACTTTTCTCCATCCCCTCCCTTCTCTGTTCCACCTTATCTTACAATCCAACATGATCAATTTGGTTTCTCTTCAGTGCAGCCTCAAATTCCTATATCAGATACTGTTGTTGAGGGGTTCTCACAGTATCCTGCTGACCCAGTTGCACCTCTTATGGGGGCTTCCTTACCAGCCGTTTACAAAGAGGATTGTTTGTCCTCAGTGCCATCTTATGTGCCTTTGAACCCTTCATCTCcttcttgttcttttcttgGCCCTGCTTTGGGAACATACATGCCTGCAGGGGCCATGAATGCTGCAGCATTATCTGCTGATAGCTCTGGGATTTTCGGTGGAACCATTCTTATGGGTTCTGACCTGCAGCCACAAGAACTGGATTATCAAGGAGACAACGGTGGAATTTACTATTCAGATTCCATGCAGCGGGTTTTCAACTCTGGAGACCTTCAGGTACAAGGATTTCTGTTGAACCGGTTTGGTGCTTATGAAATGCTTATAGATTTGTTATCTTCTGCCCCATAGGAACCGTATATAACAGTTTGCTCTGAATATATCAGCATTAAAAGGTTCCAATTTATAGGGAGAATAACAGAATTCAAAGTACAAAAataacttcttttatttatttatttattgctgctCTAGATAGATGGCTATCAGGTTTAGTGCCCTTCGTTAACCGGTATGATGAACAGCATTTAGGATTGAAAATTTCTCAATATTTAAACAACGGCATTCTTGCCAAAAGATCTTTAGTTTATGGCATTGAGAATGTTTCCCCTATTCTGGGACTAAAGGTTGAAACttctaattaataaaaaagaaagtgagGGTAACTGGGTTTGCATTTACTTCCCTGTCTCTTACTTGGGGCATCCGAACTGTGTTAAATCCCACAGAAACGAGATAAATAGACTTAAGAGGACCTTTGTGAAGGACTTTTGGTCTATCACCCTCATGAAGCCCCACATCAACATACGTATCAAATTACTGACTAGGTAATCTATCAATtttgagatttataaaatggGAAATATCAGTACGTGTTTACCATAACATGGCTTAAGAAACAGAAATTTAGCTGTAGTTTTTTCCATCAAAAAGGGACTCttgtttattttccttctcaatttttctattaaggCACTTACTACTGAGAGTCAGCAACTCGTGGGTAAGGCTGGGAATTCTACTCCATTAGCATCGGAGATTTCAAGTCTGGAAGACTCAACTTACAAAGTAGGAAAACTCTCTGTCGAACAGAGGAAAGAGAAGATTCATAGGTACCTGAAGAAGAGGAATGAGAGGAACttcagcaagaaaataaaggtgctctctctctctctgtgcatcATGCTCAAAACAAGAATTTATGCATTCACTACCATCAGAATCTTATATGCAGGCAGATTGTTTTAAGTTTAGTTACTAATGATTGTAAGCATATGTGCAGTATGCCTGCCGCAAAACACTAGCAGACAGCCGACCCCGAGTCAGAGGAAGATTTGCAAAGAATGATGACTTTGGAGAGGTGCATAGGCCTGCTTGTAGCAATCATGAAGAGGATGACGAGGATGAAGTAAGATCTACTGAGcatgaaacattaaaattagcAACTGTATTTACAAATtcccaaaaacttcaaaatgtcGGATCAAGCAGTTATCTCATCCCAAATGTTCATCTTTTGTACAGGTAGTTgtgaaagaagaagatgatctaGTTGATTCTTCGGATATCTTTTCTCATATTAGTGGAGTGAACTCCTTTAAATGCAGCTATCCAATACAATCCTGGATTTGACAAAGGTTCTGGTACATCAAATATTACTGCAATTTTGGGGGACCCTATTTTGGCCAGGATGTATCCATCCCGGTTTattaaacaaaacaagaagTGAATAATTGGGTCATTATTTATAATAGGTAATGGAGTCAGGATCATATAGTGAGTAAATAACattgtaatttttgtatatactaTGCCTTTTGTACACacttcaaaaactcaaaagtTGTGCAAATCCAGAAGGCAAGCTCAATTGCTGGAAATAGTACTATAGGAGAGATCATATGTTCGTAGTTCTGTTTTAAACTCTTAGACTACTTATATTCATGAAAAGTTTTACCAGATGTATAGAGTGCGATCTCATGCTTCAATTCAAAGGCATTTTACATTCCGCAGTGTATTTTTCTTCGTGAATATGAACACATGAATCTCGAGGCCACCTAGTGCCAACCAAACCACATATAAATAAGTTCAGGGTGATTGGGGAAATTCATTGATTCAATCACAGTGGGTCACAGGCTTGAAGCCCACAATCTGCTCAGCACAAACCCAGCCCAACAAAAGTGCAAATCggcatcatttttattttatttttgttaattatgATTCATTCAGGGAAACGAGTCTCTCTCTCAGTTATATTACATGTCTGTTTGTTTATTTACAAGACAAGACACCATGTGTATTAAAAGCAATATGATGTTACAGTCAACTAAGAACAGCGGTCTTCCGAAGCTAATTATTGGAGTGCCAGAAGCTTGATTGTAACACAtctgaagaaagaaataatggaGCTTATCAGGGTCAGGTAAACTTGATATGGACACCACGTTTTGCTTTATTCGCGAGTCTAAAATTTGGTACATTTCATTGTCATTCGAACAGTCAAAGTTTACTAGAATTGCGCATACTTTTTAGGATTCTATGACTTTGTGCTCTTCCTTCTGCTAGCAGTTGGAGTACGGCTTCTTTTATTCTTAACCAATACTTAACGCAAATAACCAACCCAAATCCATCAgtagaggggagagagagagagagagagagagagagagagttggttTGTCCTTGGGGCAATGTGTTGACAAATGCACCC
Coding sequences within it:
- the LOC122276473 gene encoding uncharacterized protein LOC122276473 isoform X2 yields the protein MNMKKDASNTSLKEKDEIFDFCDLELFPDQNLQNSEGASSSNCCYEENSYTTNLSLPPDIDTKLNGYQDNNGNSNTTYNPAPTTTNTSTATTATTTSNITANNSSNLSIIFGSQEEIDNDISASIDFSPSPPFSVPPYLTIQHDQFGFSSVQPQIPISDTVVEGFSQYPADPVAPLMGASLPAVYKEDCLSSVPSYVPLNPSSPSCSFLGPALGTYMPAGAMNAAALSADSSGIFGGTILMGSDLQPQELDYQGDNGGIYYSDSMQRVFNSGDLQALTTESQQLVGKAGNSTPLASEISSLEDSTYKVGKLSVEQRKEKIHRYLKKRNERNFSKKIKYACRKTLADSRPRVRGRFAKNDDFGEVHRPACSNHEEDDEDEVVVKEEDDLVDSSDIFSHISGVNSFKCSYPIQSWI
- the LOC122276473 gene encoding uncharacterized protein LOC122276473 isoform X1 translates to MLSIAHVLGGRQGTSGFAALRKGGKMLPDVVDQPPEQLPLDEIFDFCDLELFPDQNLQNSEGASSSNCCYEENSYTTNLSLPPDIDTKLNGYQDNNGNSNTTYNPAPTTTNTSTATTATTTSNITANNSSNLSIIFGSQEEIDNDISASIDFSPSPPFSVPPYLTIQHDQFGFSSVQPQIPISDTVVEGFSQYPADPVAPLMGASLPAVYKEDCLSSVPSYVPLNPSSPSCSFLGPALGTYMPAGAMNAAALSADSSGIFGGTILMGSDLQPQELDYQGDNGGIYYSDSMQRVFNSGDLQALTTESQQLVGKAGNSTPLASEISSLEDSTYKVGKLSVEQRKEKIHRYLKKRNERNFSKKIKYACRKTLADSRPRVRGRFAKNDDFGEVHRPACSNHEEDDEDEVVVKEEDDLVDSSDIFSHISGVNSFKCSYPIQSWI